One window of Sulfurospirillum sp. 1612 genomic DNA carries:
- a CDS encoding LutC/YkgG family protein gives MTSKAYILDQIRTNIAKQNTTQVALPDLEIAHDDYHDKDKQFAQALQSVGGMAHWLDTQENIETFIQEHYQHHGTIATSMDLQIEHINPNDVQDPHELKNVDLAVVKGEFAVAENAAVWLQDHENINRSLYFIAQRLLIVVKKEHIVASMHEAYEQINFKENTFGTFISGPSKTADIEQALVIGAHGAMECMVLFI, from the coding sequence ATGACTTCAAAAGCGTATATTTTAGATCAAATCAGAACCAATATCGCTAAACAAAACACGACTCAGGTAGCATTGCCTGATCTTGAAATAGCGCATGATGACTATCATGATAAAGACAAACAATTTGCACAAGCACTGCAATCTGTCGGAGGCATGGCACACTGGCTGGATACTCAAGAAAATATCGAAACTTTTATACAAGAGCATTATCAACATCATGGTACTATCGCGACCTCTATGGATTTGCAAATCGAACACATCAACCCCAATGATGTCCAAGACCCGCATGAGTTAAAAAACGTGGACCTAGCAGTGGTCAAAGGAGAATTTGCAGTAGCAGAAAATGCAGCAGTGTGGTTGCAAGATCATGAAAATATCAATCGTTCGCTTTATTTTATCGCGCAAAGATTGTTAATTGTTGTCAAAAAAGAGCATATTGTAGCGAGTATGCATGAAGCCTATGAGCAGATTAATTTCAAGGAAAATACATTTGGTACTTTTATCAGTGGTCCATCAAAAACTGCAGATATTGAACAAGCCCTCGTCATTGGAGCGCACGGTGCGATGGAGTGTATGGTACTTTTTATCTGA